A stretch of Myxococcus hansupus DNA encodes these proteins:
- a CDS encoding AAA domain-containing protein — translation MARDVSFFDQLGSLLAQEREAEKARLAALAQSLTLHEREEQGLSVLDLESIEEEVGLGGRFLVTLGRVDRRPLPTRLHNGDLVAVLPRRAEVKEPARALISRATATRIQLAFDRSPPPYVHEGLLRLDVVPNDVTYDRLRAGLQRIKALDKGAERHKREVLLGNEPPRFDKPREFEPTRPLNPEQQDATARALASEDFFLVHGPPGTGKSTVLAEIAAQAVADGQRLLCTAASNAAVDHLLDLCLDKGLRAVRVGHPARVAARLQEHTLDIVVESHPDRVVSRELFDEAYSLLGYARRQRNQGRSRERFANARASTSEAKGMLDEARALERKAVKAVLANADVICVTLSSLDSGVLSGEKFDLALLDEATQATEPLALLGFLRAPRVILAGDPQQLPPTVLSQEAAKAGLGVSLFERLLKDHGEGVKRMLREQYRMNARIMAFPSREMYAGELRAHPSVADRALAEVLTPGADVDAPPVLFLDTAGKGFEEEVEPTTRSLFNPGEAGLVEARVRALLAAGLSPRELAVITPYSAQAHRLRERIEALSPDVEVDTVDAFQGREKDAIIVSLTRSNGEGQLGFLNDLRRMNVALTRARRHLFVVGDSATLSGHAFYARFVEGTQEHGGYRSAWEWPDAQEA, via the coding sequence ATGGCACGTGACGTCTCGTTCTTCGACCAGCTCGGCTCCCTCCTCGCCCAGGAACGCGAGGCCGAGAAGGCCCGCCTGGCCGCGCTCGCCCAGAGCCTCACCCTGCACGAGCGCGAGGAACAAGGCCTGTCCGTCCTGGACCTCGAGTCCATCGAAGAAGAGGTCGGCCTGGGCGGCCGCTTCCTCGTCACGCTGGGCCGCGTGGACCGGCGCCCCCTCCCCACCCGCCTGCACAACGGCGACCTGGTGGCGGTACTGCCCCGCCGCGCCGAGGTGAAGGAGCCGGCCCGCGCGCTCATCTCCCGCGCCACCGCCACGCGCATCCAGCTCGCCTTCGACCGCTCCCCGCCGCCCTACGTCCACGAGGGCCTCCTGCGCCTGGACGTCGTCCCCAACGACGTCACCTATGACCGCCTGCGCGCCGGGCTCCAGCGCATCAAGGCCCTGGACAAGGGCGCCGAGCGGCACAAGCGCGAAGTCCTCCTGGGCAACGAGCCGCCCCGCTTCGACAAGCCCCGTGAGTTCGAGCCCACCCGCCCCCTCAACCCCGAGCAGCAGGACGCCACCGCCCGCGCCCTGGCCTCAGAGGACTTCTTCCTGGTCCACGGCCCCCCGGGCACCGGCAAGTCCACGGTGCTGGCTGAAATCGCCGCACAGGCCGTGGCGGACGGCCAACGCCTGCTGTGCACCGCCGCCAGCAACGCCGCCGTGGACCACCTGCTGGACCTGTGCCTGGACAAGGGCCTGCGCGCCGTCCGCGTGGGCCACCCCGCACGCGTGGCCGCGCGCCTCCAGGAGCACACCCTGGACATCGTCGTGGAGTCCCACCCCGACCGCGTCGTCTCGAGAGAGCTCTTCGACGAGGCCTACTCCCTGCTGGGCTACGCGCGACGCCAGCGCAACCAGGGCCGCAGCCGCGAGCGCTTCGCCAACGCCCGCGCCTCCACCAGCGAGGCCAAGGGCATGCTCGACGAGGCCCGCGCCCTGGAGCGCAAGGCCGTGAAGGCCGTGCTGGCCAACGCGGACGTCATCTGCGTCACGCTCTCCAGCCTCGACTCCGGCGTGCTCTCCGGCGAGAAGTTCGACCTGGCGCTGCTCGACGAGGCCACCCAGGCCACCGAACCCCTGGCGCTGCTCGGCTTCCTGCGCGCCCCTCGCGTCATCCTCGCCGGAGACCCGCAGCAGCTCCCGCCCACCGTGCTGTCACAGGAGGCCGCGAAGGCGGGCCTGGGCGTGAGCCTCTTCGAGCGCCTGCTCAAGGACCACGGAGAGGGCGTCAAACGCATGCTGCGCGAGCAGTACCGGATGAACGCGCGCATCATGGCGTTCCCCTCGCGGGAGATGTACGCCGGCGAGCTGCGCGCCCACCCCTCCGTGGCGGACCGGGCGCTGGCGGAGGTCCTCACGCCTGGCGCGGACGTGGACGCGCCCCCCGTGCTCTTCCTCGACACCGCGGGCAAGGGCTTCGAGGAGGAAGTCGAGCCCACCACGCGAAGCCTCTTCAACCCTGGCGAGGCCGGGCTGGTGGAGGCCCGCGTGCGCGCGCTGCTCGCCGCGGGCCTGTCGCCCCGGGAGCTGGCGGTGATTACGCCCTACAGCGCCCAGGCCCACCGGCTGCGCGAGCGCATCGAGGCGCTCAGCCCCGACGTGGAGGTCGACACCGTCGACGCATTCCAGGGCCGGGAGAAGGACGCCATCATCGTCTCCCTCACGCGCTCCAACGGCGAGGGGCAGCTCGGCTTCCTCAACGATTTGCGCCGCATGAACGTGGCCCTCACCCGCGCCCGCCGTCACCTCTTCGTCGTGGGCGACTCCGCCACGCTCAGCGGACACGCCTTCTACGCTCGCTTCGTCGAAGGCACGCAGGAGCACGGCGGCTACCGCTCCGCGTGGGAGTGGCCCGACGCCCAGGAAGCCTGA
- a CDS encoding S8 family serine peptidase — MRMPSSLSPLSLLALGWGLSTPVTALAVNTPDARPGVVRGTEALGPAKVLTDVEVKKARLATGIDRAASGAFALATGSGHIFHRTQQPIHALRTLDVPRAAVQLHTWQEETADGRRQEYFAYSQGGSALLGRVQPTEYLVRLEHARFDPLNGAQPLVAGLLAADADNTLHLVQFRATPLPEFREAIEAAGGKVLRFLTDHTFLVEMKPDTHKRVAGLPYVRWVGAYHPEYRTESVLREALQGRSLRLESQRYSIMVGERGPARQGEVAALVRALGGTVELIEQGGLRVEATLTQAQLERVLRSNAVQFVDRWGGPGETDNNNVREVGGATFLETVEGFSGQGVRGEIFDTELRTTHQEWATPPIIHSTSATGSFHGSACYSINFARGVDADSRGLIPSGQGIFYRYNESTQFGGTKSRYDINRELTDPAGPYRAVFQTSSVGSTLGTTYTTISAEVDDYLFKHPILSTQSQSNAGSQNSRPQAWAKNIVSVGGMYHYNNANRGDDRWNGGASVGPAADGRLKPDLSYYYDAIRSTSNSSNTAYTNFSGTSAATPMTAGHFGLLFQMWHEGVWAGFGGGADVFASRPKMATAKALMINMAHRYNWTAGGTNGDLTRARQGWGTADVKRLYERAAVTSVINETDVLLPLSTNTYTVNVARGETELNVTMVYTDPAGTVGAAQARINDLSLRVTSPTGVVYWGNNGLTASNVSTPGGVSNTVDTVENVFLANPAAGTWTVEVIGDQIVQDTVLTTRVTDANYALVVSGGRIVP, encoded by the coding sequence ATGCGTATGCCGTCCTCGTTGTCCCCGCTGTCCCTCCTCGCCCTCGGTTGGGGCTTGTCCACGCCGGTCACGGCGCTCGCAGTGAACACACCGGACGCGCGGCCCGGCGTCGTCCGGGGAACCGAGGCGCTCGGCCCCGCAAAGGTTCTCACCGACGTGGAGGTGAAGAAGGCGCGCCTCGCCACGGGCATCGACCGCGCCGCGAGCGGTGCCTTCGCGCTCGCCACCGGCTCCGGACACATCTTCCATCGGACGCAGCAGCCCATCCATGCCCTGCGGACGCTCGACGTGCCGCGCGCGGCGGTCCAGCTCCACACGTGGCAGGAGGAGACGGCCGACGGCAGGCGCCAGGAGTATTTCGCCTACAGCCAGGGTGGCTCGGCGCTGCTGGGGCGCGTGCAGCCGACCGAGTACCTGGTCCGGCTGGAGCACGCGCGCTTCGACCCGCTCAATGGGGCGCAGCCGCTGGTCGCGGGCCTGCTCGCCGCGGATGCGGACAACACCCTGCACCTGGTGCAGTTCCGCGCCACGCCGCTGCCGGAGTTCCGTGAAGCCATCGAGGCCGCGGGCGGCAAGGTGCTGCGCTTCCTCACCGACCACACCTTCCTCGTGGAGATGAAGCCCGACACGCACAAGCGCGTCGCGGGGCTTCCCTACGTCCGCTGGGTGGGCGCCTACCATCCGGAGTACCGCACGGAGAGCGTGCTGCGCGAGGCGCTCCAGGGGCGCTCGCTCCGGCTGGAGTCGCAGCGCTACTCCATCATGGTGGGCGAGCGCGGCCCGGCGCGCCAGGGCGAGGTCGCGGCGCTGGTCCGCGCGCTCGGGGGCACGGTGGAGCTCATCGAGCAGGGTGGACTGCGCGTGGAGGCCACGCTCACGCAAGCCCAGTTGGAGCGGGTGCTGCGCTCCAATGCCGTGCAGTTCGTCGACCGGTGGGGTGGGCCGGGTGAAACCGACAACAACAACGTCCGCGAGGTGGGCGGCGCCACGTTCCTGGAGACCGTGGAGGGCTTCTCCGGCCAGGGCGTCCGCGGCGAGATTTTCGACACCGAGCTGCGCACCACGCACCAGGAGTGGGCGACGCCGCCCATCATCCACAGCACGAGCGCCACGGGCAGCTTCCACGGCAGCGCGTGCTACAGCATCAACTTCGCCCGCGGCGTGGACGCGGACTCGCGCGGCCTGATTCCCTCCGGCCAGGGCATCTTCTACCGCTACAACGAGTCCACCCAGTTCGGCGGCACCAAGTCGCGCTACGACATCAACCGCGAGCTCACCGACCCGGCGGGGCCGTACCGCGCCGTGTTCCAGACCTCCAGCGTGGGCAGCACGCTGGGGACCACGTACACCACCATCTCCGCCGAGGTGGACGACTACCTCTTCAAGCACCCCATCCTCAGCACCCAGTCGCAGAGCAACGCGGGCAGCCAGAACTCACGGCCCCAGGCCTGGGCGAAGAACATCGTGTCGGTGGGCGGCATGTACCACTACAACAACGCCAACCGCGGGGATGACCGGTGGAACGGCGGCGCCAGCGTGGGCCCCGCGGCGGATGGCCGCCTCAAGCCGGACCTGTCGTATTACTACGACGCCATCCGCTCCACGTCGAACTCGTCCAACACGGCCTACACCAACTTCAGCGGCACCAGCGCGGCCACGCCGATGACGGCGGGGCACTTCGGCCTGCTGTTCCAGATGTGGCACGAGGGCGTCTGGGCGGGCTTCGGCGGTGGCGCGGACGTCTTCGCCAGCCGTCCCAAGATGGCCACCGCGAAGGCACTGATGATCAACATGGCGCACCGCTACAACTGGACGGCGGGCGGCACCAACGGCGACCTGACGCGCGCGCGGCAGGGCTGGGGCACCGCGGACGTCAAGCGGCTCTATGAGCGCGCCGCCGTGACGAGCGTCATCAACGAGACGGACGTCCTGCTGCCGCTCTCCACGAACACGTACACCGTCAACGTGGCCCGGGGTGAGACGGAGCTGAACGTCACCATGGTGTACACGGACCCCGCGGGCACGGTGGGCGCGGCCCAGGCCCGCATCAACGACCTGTCCCTGCGAGTGACCTCGCCCACCGGCGTCGTCTACTGGGGCAACAACGGCCTGACGGCGAGCAACGTCTCCACGCCGGGTGGCGTGTCGAACACGGTGGACACGGTGGAGAACGTGTTCCTCGCCAACCCCGCCGCCGGCACGTGGACGGTGGAGGTGATTGGTGACCAGATCGTCCAGGACACCGTGCTGACGACGCGCGTGACGGACGCCAACTACGCCCTGGTGGTGAGCGGCGGCCGCATCGTCCCGTAG
- a CDS encoding tRNA(His) guanylyltransferase Thg1 family protein: MDPEELAVRARQGEAFHNQRMLPGAWGVLRVDGRGFSRFTEARYEKPFDPAFHQFMVRTATALLEELQGVYAYTQSDEISVLFRPDWSLFDRSVEKVVSLGAGLASATFTHAAGVPAVFDGRVWLGASERAVLDYFLWRQADGSRCALHGWCYWTLRKEGRSAAQATRELDGKPVSDKNELLFQRGINFNEVPLWQRRGSAMWWEPYVKEGVDPRDGRPTRAQRWRLEVDSELPMKEAYENLLRGLLTASGPAST; encoded by the coding sequence ATGGACCCCGAGGAGCTGGCGGTACGTGCCCGGCAGGGTGAGGCGTTCCACAACCAGCGCATGCTGCCGGGCGCCTGGGGCGTGCTGCGCGTGGATGGGCGAGGCTTCTCGCGCTTCACCGAGGCGCGCTACGAGAAGCCCTTCGACCCGGCGTTCCACCAGTTCATGGTGCGCACCGCCACCGCGCTGCTGGAGGAACTCCAGGGCGTCTACGCCTACACGCAGAGCGACGAAATCTCCGTGCTCTTCCGGCCGGACTGGTCCCTGTTCGACCGCTCCGTGGAGAAGGTCGTCTCGCTGGGGGCGGGGCTCGCCAGCGCCACCTTCACGCACGCGGCGGGCGTTCCCGCCGTCTTCGACGGCCGGGTGTGGCTGGGTGCCTCGGAGCGCGCGGTGCTGGACTACTTCCTCTGGCGTCAGGCGGATGGCAGCCGGTGCGCGCTGCATGGCTGGTGCTACTGGACGCTGCGCAAGGAGGGGCGGAGCGCGGCCCAGGCCACCCGCGAGCTGGATGGCAAGCCCGTGAGCGACAAGAACGAGCTGCTCTTCCAGCGTGGCATCAACTTCAACGAGGTGCCCCTCTGGCAGCGGCGTGGCAGCGCGATGTGGTGGGAGCCGTACGTGAAGGAAGGCGTGGACCCTCGCGACGGCCGGCCCACGCGGGCGCAGCGGTGGCGGCTCGAGGTCGACTCCGAACTGCCGATGAAGGAGGCGTACGAAAACCTGCTGCGGGGGCTGCTCACCGCGTCGGGGCCCGCCTCCACCTGA
- a CDS encoding DUF350 domain-containing protein has product MGGRALIRSARHASLAMDLALLFVGLIKVVFGGLVAALGIWFALRGLSRILGANPVEELRQGNVAACLVHAASLVALGLLVQHAVQATSDAVDLTVQNPPIHLAVVGKLLAVAVLHVGLSLGVGVTVLGTGVLLFDRMTPGIDELEEVRKGNIAAALILSAILLVLALLTAPGLQAALNGLIPFPQLPEGMLRAPA; this is encoded by the coding sequence GTGGGGGGCCGGGCGCTCATCCGGAGCGCCCGGCACGCCTCGCTCGCCATGGACCTCGCCCTCCTCTTCGTCGGCCTCATCAAGGTGGTGTTCGGCGGCCTCGTCGCCGCGCTGGGCATCTGGTTCGCCCTGCGGGGCCTGAGCCGCATCCTCGGCGCCAACCCGGTGGAGGAGCTGCGGCAGGGCAACGTCGCCGCGTGCCTCGTCCACGCCGCCAGCCTCGTGGCCCTGGGCCTGCTGGTGCAGCACGCGGTGCAGGCCACGTCGGACGCGGTGGACCTCACCGTACAGAACCCGCCCATCCACCTCGCCGTGGTGGGGAAGCTGCTCGCGGTGGCAGTCCTCCACGTGGGGTTGTCGCTGGGCGTGGGCGTCACGGTGCTCGGCACGGGCGTCCTGCTGTTCGACCGGATGACCCCCGGCATCGATGAACTGGAAGAGGTGCGCAAGGGCAACATCGCCGCCGCGCTCATCCTCTCCGCCATCCTGCTGGTGCTGGCGCTGCTGACCGCGCCGGGCTTGCAGGCGGCGCTCAACGGGCTCATCCCCTTCCCTCAGCTCCCCGAAGGGATGCTGCGCGCGCCCGCGTGA
- a CDS encoding CAP domain-containing protein, whose product MNARFFAVVFLGAAMSAGCGEPEAPPSEPSGEGVIIPSAETQEGSATVTAFAYCDDVTTWNSAWTALEAEVLVLVNQRRAAGAVCNGVVKAPAPALTMNAQLRCAARKHSKDMGTNNFMSHTGSDGSSPWQRMNWAGYTYRNAAENVAAGYGTAAAVVNGWMASGGHCNNIMNPSLLDMGVGYFNAPSSTYRHYWTQAFGRQ is encoded by the coding sequence ATGAACGCACGTTTCTTCGCTGTCGTGTTCCTAGGTGCCGCGATGTCCGCGGGCTGCGGTGAGCCCGAGGCGCCTCCGTCGGAGCCCTCGGGTGAGGGCGTCATCATCCCCTCGGCGGAGACGCAAGAAGGGTCCGCCACCGTCACCGCCTTCGCGTACTGCGATGACGTCACGACCTGGAACTCGGCCTGGACGGCGCTCGAGGCCGAGGTCCTGGTGCTCGTCAACCAACGCCGGGCCGCCGGCGCTGTCTGTAATGGCGTGGTGAAGGCCCCCGCGCCCGCGCTCACCATGAACGCGCAGCTTCGCTGTGCGGCGCGCAAGCACTCCAAGGACATGGGCACCAACAACTTCATGAGCCACACCGGCTCGGACGGCTCCTCGCCCTGGCAGCGGATGAACTGGGCGGGCTACACGTACCGCAACGCCGCGGAGAACGTGGCGGCCGGCTACGGCACCGCGGCGGCCGTGGTGAACGGCTGGATGGCCAGCGGCGGCCACTGCAACAACATCATGAACCCGAGCCTCCTCGACATGGGCGTCGGGTACTTCAACGCCCCGAGCAGCACGTACCGGCACTACTGGACTCAGGCCTTCGGCCGGCAGTGA
- a CDS encoding S41 family peptidase — MTKTQGRVASPGSRWLLAATCAFHTACGDAPPPPPPEPAPRAIDWCPHVTPGAMGTAPAAVALSEAHALLRFFSPGRGYRAIDSVLATALEGSTVDWNGVAQAYADEFESVCVHVPRDAAPLSPVQVEQYDTVAVIRPGTGEPMLPEGTQAVAIDLRGLPDVPELEEALTRAIAAASNTPASRVSARVRVHDGPMDEFFSVNVYANTTQRLNALAYPASGAVDLPVVLLTNATLPPAAARFVVDLRATRRAWLWGEAVATAVAESRWVPLAQRGLSIRISQLEDDAGPLPDRIPADREPPALLADGLRELPALGTPPAMNRSAEVLREKLTPRPFVSGPGTQRPPTAGIARASLVIVHGALRRFFPYFPVVGDGIDARLEETLASVDEAPVNALRTIQLLRRFGAVLQDGHVFVYATPSPFIGTLPVLMEEVAGGDVVVRRALFPEFRPGDTLVRVGDRGVAEWYAEELARTSAATHGYRHDLATRRLRELTGPLSLVLRGMDGHERTVAATPWNGSDLTEALGFAPSRRRGGWLDDLGAPSLYYVSMNQDSGTNLNAFIQQLQSASSARGLVVDMRGYPGFSHYDALPHLIQGDFSSPIFRIRRWTGPDQHDAKEEHYVFTGGAEPSFRGPIVLLMGPRSVSAAENFATILVGANRVQVVGRRSAGTNGNFTNLVLPGNFRFMFTGMEVLYPDRSTFHGVGIVPDEEIVPTTEDLALDRDPELLKAIERLQAGE; from the coding sequence GTGACGAAGACGCAGGGACGCGTCGCATCCCCGGGCTCACGGTGGTTGCTCGCGGCGACCTGTGCCTTCCACACGGCCTGTGGCGATGCCCCACCGCCTCCGCCGCCCGAGCCCGCCCCACGAGCCATTGACTGGTGCCCGCACGTCACGCCCGGCGCCATGGGCACGGCCCCGGCCGCCGTGGCCTTGTCCGAGGCCCACGCGCTGCTCCGCTTCTTCAGCCCAGGCAGGGGCTACCGGGCCATTGACTCGGTGCTCGCCACCGCCCTGGAAGGGAGCACCGTCGACTGGAACGGCGTCGCTCAGGCCTACGCGGATGAGTTCGAATCCGTCTGCGTCCACGTCCCTCGTGACGCCGCGCCGCTTTCCCCAGTCCAGGTCGAACAATACGACACCGTCGCGGTCATCCGCCCTGGGACAGGGGAGCCCATGCTGCCCGAAGGGACGCAGGCGGTGGCCATCGACCTGCGGGGGCTGCCCGACGTGCCGGAGTTGGAGGAGGCACTGACTCGCGCCATCGCGGCCGCCAGCAACACGCCCGCGTCCCGAGTCTCCGCGCGCGTGCGCGTCCACGACGGACCGATGGACGAGTTCTTCAGCGTCAACGTCTACGCCAACACCACGCAGCGCCTGAACGCCTTGGCCTACCCGGCATCGGGCGCGGTGGACTTGCCGGTGGTGCTGCTGACGAACGCCACCTTGCCCCCGGCGGCGGCGCGCTTCGTGGTTGACCTGCGCGCGACACGCCGCGCCTGGCTGTGGGGCGAAGCCGTGGCGACGGCGGTCGCGGAGTCGCGCTGGGTTCCCCTGGCACAACGGGGCCTCTCGATTCGGATTTCTCAGCTCGAGGACGACGCCGGCCCCCTCCCCGACCGGATTCCCGCCGACCGCGAACCGCCAGCCCTCCTCGCGGATGGACTGAGAGAGCTGCCCGCGCTGGGCACCCCGCCCGCGATGAATCGAAGCGCCGAGGTGCTCCGTGAAAAGCTGACGCCGCGCCCGTTTGTCTCGGGCCCCGGCACCCAGCGGCCGCCCACCGCGGGCATCGCGCGCGCATCGCTCGTCATCGTCCATGGCGCCCTGCGGCGCTTCTTCCCCTACTTCCCGGTGGTGGGCGATGGCATCGACGCGAGGCTGGAGGAGACGCTGGCCTCGGTGGACGAAGCCCCGGTGAACGCGCTGCGCACGATTCAGCTCTTGCGCCGCTTCGGCGCCGTCCTCCAGGACGGACACGTCTTCGTCTACGCCACACCCTCGCCCTTCATCGGCACCCTGCCCGTGCTGATGGAGGAGGTCGCCGGTGGAGACGTGGTGGTCCGCCGCGCGCTGTTCCCGGAGTTCCGCCCAGGCGACACCCTGGTGCGCGTGGGCGACCGCGGCGTGGCGGAGTGGTATGCGGAGGAGCTCGCCCGCACGTCCGCCGCCACGCACGGCTACCGGCATGACCTGGCCACGCGCCGGCTACGCGAGCTGACAGGGCCCCTCTCTCTGGTGCTGCGGGGAATGGACGGCCACGAACGCACCGTGGCAGCCACCCCCTGGAATGGGAGTGACCTCACCGAGGCGCTCGGCTTCGCCCCCTCTCGGCGCCGGGGCGGCTGGCTGGACGACCTGGGCGCGCCCTCCCTCTACTACGTCAGCATGAACCAGGACTCAGGCACGAACCTGAACGCCTTCATCCAACAGCTTCAGAGCGCCTCGAGCGCGCGCGGGCTCGTCGTGGACATGCGCGGCTATCCCGGCTTCAGCCACTACGATGCACTCCCGCACCTCATCCAGGGCGACTTCTCCAGCCCCATCTTCCGCATCCGCCGCTGGACGGGACCTGACCAGCACGACGCGAAGGAAGAGCACTACGTCTTCACGGGAGGCGCCGAGCCCTCGTTCCGAGGTCCCATCGTGCTGCTCATGGGGCCTCGCTCCGTCTCCGCGGCGGAGAACTTCGCGACCATCCTCGTGGGAGCCAACCGCGTCCAGGTCGTGGGCCGGCGCAGCGCTGGCACCAACGGCAACTTCACCAACCTGGTGCTGCCAGGCAATTTCCGGTTCATGTTCACCGGAATGGAAGTTCTCTATCCTGACCGCTCCACCTTCCATGGCGTGGGAATTGTGCCGGATGAAGAGATTGTGCCCACGACGGAAGACCTCGCCTTGGATAGAGATCCGGAGCTTTTGAAGGCAATCGAGCGCCTCCAAGCAGGCGAGTAA
- a CDS encoding nuclear transport factor 2 family protein: MREKDTQYILDWIAIQELVAEYGQAIDFGRDTGDWSRWVNVFTPEVIADYSRLFDGEPVTMARDAMAKVGGDALAPFHRVQHATANTVRTHFKSDTEAQVMAYADVAHFFYAGGVQQEWTVVIRYTHDVLKTAEGWRIRRVMLDPIHFRGNPVGLDFVKGKRLV, translated from the coding sequence ATGAGAGAGAAAGACACGCAGTACATCCTGGACTGGATTGCCATCCAGGAACTGGTGGCGGAGTACGGTCAGGCCATCGACTTCGGCCGGGACACCGGCGACTGGAGCCGCTGGGTGAATGTCTTCACGCCCGAAGTCATCGCGGACTACAGCCGGCTCTTCGACGGTGAGCCCGTCACCATGGCCCGCGACGCGATGGCCAAGGTGGGAGGTGATGCCCTGGCGCCCTTCCACCGCGTCCAGCACGCCACCGCGAACACCGTGCGCACCCACTTCAAGAGCGACACCGAGGCGCAGGTCATGGCCTACGCGGACGTGGCCCACTTCTTCTACGCGGGCGGCGTGCAGCAGGAATGGACCGTCGTCATCCGCTACACGCACGACGTGCTCAAGACCGCCGAGGGCTGGCGCATCCGCCGCGTCATGCTGGACCCCATCCACTTCCGGGGCAACCCGGTGGGCCTGGACTTCGTGAAGGGCAAGCGGCTCGTCTGA
- a CDS encoding ArnT family glycosyltransferase, which translates to MSPLPPAFPRPTSPGLCLKSCQVLLALALGARLALMLGTDVYFDSAYYWQWARQLDWGYFDHPPLVAWSIALLGIEGTALFCGLGTVAAVWGLARDVHGDTHAAWRAAALWSTVPAGAVAGVWPTPDSLLLLFWTLALWALWREQWLWAGLAGGCALLAKYPAVLLGVAFLITTVRARRLPWGAWSTATVAGACFAPVVLWNADKDWVGFTFQLTHGLGRGWRSGWATFGEFLAGQLALGGPILFPLAGWYGLRGPREHLLLRMAVLVPLLFFGVASLRTRGEANWPCAAYVAACVGAAGMRPGLQRAAAASGLAVVLGVGSHLLFPALDFRRDTALARTHGWSVLRALASPEQLFPDLDAPNVAAVYAGNYQLASQVAYYTGGVTNTGAPARFSQYDLWPAPPLAPGQDVLWVGEGGPHPPDELLSRFTALEGPVELFGDFRGKRLHTFQVWRLRGLKPPEAP; encoded by the coding sequence GTGTCTCCGTTGCCTCCCGCATTCCCTCGGCCCACCTCACCGGGCCTGTGCCTGAAGTCCTGTCAGGTGTTGCTCGCGCTCGCCCTGGGGGCGCGCCTCGCGCTGATGCTCGGCACGGACGTCTACTTCGACAGCGCCTATTACTGGCAATGGGCCCGCCAGCTCGATTGGGGCTACTTCGACCACCCGCCGCTGGTGGCCTGGAGCATCGCCCTGCTGGGCATCGAAGGCACGGCCCTGTTCTGTGGCCTGGGCACGGTGGCCGCGGTCTGGGGCCTGGCGCGCGACGTCCATGGTGACACGCACGCGGCCTGGCGCGCGGCGGCGCTGTGGAGCACCGTTCCCGCGGGCGCGGTGGCGGGCGTGTGGCCCACGCCGGATTCACTGTTGCTGCTCTTCTGGACGCTCGCGCTCTGGGCCCTGTGGCGCGAGCAGTGGCTCTGGGCGGGACTGGCCGGCGGCTGCGCGCTGCTCGCGAAGTACCCCGCGGTGCTGCTGGGCGTGGCGTTCCTCATCACCACGGTGCGCGCGCGGCGCCTTCCCTGGGGCGCCTGGAGCACCGCGACCGTGGCCGGAGCCTGCTTCGCGCCCGTGGTGCTCTGGAACGCGGACAAGGACTGGGTGGGCTTCACCTTCCAACTCACCCATGGCCTGGGGCGAGGCTGGCGCAGCGGCTGGGCCACGTTCGGCGAGTTCCTCGCGGGTCAGCTCGCCCTGGGCGGGCCCATCCTGTTTCCCCTCGCGGGGTGGTACGGCCTCCGAGGCCCCCGCGAGCACCTGCTGCTCCGGATGGCGGTGCTGGTGCCGCTGCTGTTCTTCGGCGTCGCGTCGCTTCGCACGCGGGGCGAGGCCAACTGGCCCTGCGCGGCCTATGTGGCGGCCTGCGTCGGCGCGGCGGGCATGCGCCCCGGCTTGCAACGCGCGGCGGCCGCTTCAGGACTGGCCGTGGTGCTGGGCGTGGGCTCGCACCTGCTCTTCCCCGCGCTCGACTTCCGCCGGGACACGGCCCTGGCCCGCACGCATGGCTGGAGCGTGCTGCGTGCGCTGGCATCGCCCGAGCAGCTCTTCCCAGACCTGGACGCGCCCAACGTCGCCGCCGTGTACGCCGGCAACTACCAACTGGCCTCCCAGGTGGCCTACTACACAGGGGGCGTCACGAACACGGGCGCCCCCGCGCGCTTCAGCCAGTACGACCTCTGGCCCGCCCCGCCCCTGGCGCCCGGCCAGGACGTGCTCTGGGTGGGAGAAGGCGGCCCCCATCCACCCGATGAACTGCTGTCTCGATTCACCGCGCTGGAAGGCCCCGTGGAGCTGTTTGGCGACTTTCGAGGGAAGCGCCTGCACACCTTTCAAGTCTGGAGACTGCGCGGATTGAAGCCGCCCGAAGCACCTTGA